In one Methylobacterium sp. SyP6R genomic region, the following are encoded:
- a CDS encoding extracellular solute-binding protein, protein MIARPLTRRTALALLSLAGLPAGARVSRAQAQGALAAGGTNGDGWRHGLSLLGEPKYPAGFTHFDYANPDAPKGGLVRFGSQGSFDNFNMIVAGVKGDLESQIPLIYDTLLAQAQDEASTYYGLVADGVKPAADLGSVAYRLRPEARWHDGKPITPDDVVFSFDVLKENSPQYAAYYHNVTKAEATGPHEVTFTFAEKGNRELPQIVGQLPVLPKHWWQGKDASGKTRNPTETTLEIPLGSGPYRLARFDAGRTATYERVPDYWGRDLAVNRGANNFDTQRAEYFRDATVMIEAFKADQFDWRTENIARNWATAYDGFPAVREGRIVKEEFPQAGMGIMQAFTLNLRRKKFADARVRRAFILAFDFEEMNRTLFYGLYKRVDSYFFGTELASSGLPEGRERAILESVKDKVPASVFTTPYKNPVNGSPEAVRANLREAVRLFQEAGYEIRGNQMVEKATGQPFTVEFLGYDNSAERVVLPYRAALERVGLKVSLRVVDPAQYQNLVRSFDFDALALNSWAESLSPGNEQRDFWGSAAADRPGSRNVAGIKDPGIDALIDKVIYAGDREELVAATRALDRVLLAHDFVVPQWSSPVSRTLRWNRFAHPAVLPKFGASGFPTTWWYDPALAAKTGAAR, encoded by the coding sequence GTGATCGCACGCCCCCTCACTCGCCGCACCGCCCTCGCCCTCCTGAGCCTCGCCGGCCTGCCGGCCGGGGCTCGAGTGTCCCGCGCACAAGCGCAGGGAGCGCTTGCGGCAGGCGGCACCAACGGCGACGGCTGGCGCCACGGCCTGTCGCTCCTCGGCGAGCCGAAATACCCGGCGGGCTTCACGCATTTCGACTACGCGAACCCCGATGCCCCTAAGGGCGGGCTGGTGCGGTTCGGCTCGCAAGGCTCGTTCGACAATTTCAACATGATCGTCGCCGGGGTGAAGGGCGACCTCGAGAGCCAGATCCCGCTGATCTACGACACCTTGCTCGCCCAGGCGCAGGACGAGGCCTCGACCTATTACGGCCTCGTCGCCGACGGCGTGAAGCCGGCCGCGGATCTCGGCAGCGTCGCCTACCGCCTGCGGCCCGAGGCGCGCTGGCACGACGGCAAGCCGATCACGCCGGACGACGTGGTGTTCTCCTTCGACGTGCTGAAGGAGAACAGCCCGCAATACGCCGCCTATTACCATAACGTGACCAAGGCCGAGGCGACCGGCCCGCACGAGGTGACCTTCACCTTCGCGGAGAAGGGCAACCGCGAATTGCCCCAGATCGTCGGCCAGCTGCCGGTGCTGCCCAAGCACTGGTGGCAGGGCAAGGACGCGAGCGGAAAGACTCGCAACCCGACCGAGACGACGCTGGAGATCCCGCTCGGCTCCGGGCCCTACCGGCTCGCCCGCTTCGATGCCGGCCGCACCGCGACCTACGAGCGGGTGCCGGATTACTGGGGCCGCGACTTAGCCGTGAACCGGGGCGCCAACAACTTCGACACCCAGCGCGCCGAGTATTTTCGCGATGCGACGGTGATGATCGAGGCGTTCAAGGCCGACCAGTTCGACTGGCGCACCGAGAACATCGCCCGCAACTGGGCCACCGCGTATGACGGCTTCCCGGCCGTGCGCGAGGGGCGGATCGTCAAGGAGGAATTTCCGCAGGCCGGCATGGGCATCATGCAGGCCTTCACCCTCAACCTGCGGCGCAAGAAGTTTGCCGATGCGCGGGTGCGCCGGGCCTTCATTCTCGCCTTCGACTTCGAGGAGATGAACCGCACTCTGTTCTACGGGCTCTACAAGCGGGTCGATTCGTACTTCTTCGGCACCGAATTGGCCTCGTCCGGCCTGCCGGAGGGGCGCGAGCGGGCGATCCTGGAGAGCGTCAAGGACAAGGTCCCGGCCTCCGTCTTCACCACCCCCTACAAGAACCCGGTCAACGGCAGCCCTGAGGCGGTGCGCGCCAATCTTCGCGAGGCGGTGCGCCTGTTCCAGGAGGCGGGCTACGAGATCCGCGGCAACCAGATGGTCGAGAAGGCGACCGGCCAGCCCTTCACGGTCGAGTTCCTGGGCTACGACAACTCGGCCGAGCGGGTGGTGCTGCCCTATCGCGCGGCGTTGGAGCGCGTCGGCCTCAAGGTGTCGTTGCGGGTGGTCGATCCGGCCCAGTACCAGAACCTCGTCCGCAGCTTCGACTTCGACGCGCTGGCGCTCAACAGCTGGGCCGAATCGCTGTCGCCGGGCAACGAGCAGCGCGATTTCTGGGGCTCGGCCGCCGCCGACCGGCCGGGCTCGCGCAACGTGGCGGGCATCAAGGATCCGGGCATCGACGCGCTCATCGACAAGGTGATCTATGCCGGCGACCGGGAGGAGCTGGTGGCGGCGACCCGGGCGCTCGACCGGGTGCTGCTGGCCCACGATTTCGTGGTGCCGCAATGGTCCTCGCCGGTGTCGCGGACCCTGCGCTGGAACCGCTTCGCCCATCCGGCAGTGCTGCCGAAATTCGGCGCCTCGGGCTTCCCGACGACCTGGTGGTACGACCCCGCGCTCGCCGCCAAGACCGGGGCGGCGCGGTGA
- a CDS encoding extracellular solute-binding protein, whose amino-acid sequence MRRRSFLAASGAALLAARLPARAQTPERHGLSSFGDLKYPAGFPRFDYVEPLAPKGGTFSAQLSTTTGNQAFETFNTLNIYVLKGDGAAGMDLTFDSLMVRALDEPDAVYGLVARSVSVSDDGLAYRFSLRPQARFHDGSRLTARDVAFSIMTLKEKGHPQIAAVLRDVAGASPDGDDAVVVRFAPGRSRDLPLIVAGLPIFSEAYYRGRDFEASTLEPPLGSGAYRVARFEVGRFIAFERVADYWGADLPVSIGQNNFGEIRYEYFRDRDVAFEAFKAGTFTWREEFTSRVWATGYDFPAAQEGRVKRETVPDHTPSGTQGWFLNTRRAVFRDSRIREAIGLAFDFEWSNQNLMYGAYRRTASFFENSDLKAEGMPSPEELALLEPFQGKVPDEVFGEPVSPPRSDGSGQDRALLRRADTLLRQAGCTRDGGVMKLPDGQPLAFEFLDSSPVFQPLLQSYIKNLSLIGIRASSRLVDAAQYQARLKDFDFDVVSTRFGGSVTPGAGLREVYGSRAAKVPGSQNLAGIENPAADAMLDRIADAASRADLTTACRALDRVLRAGRYWVPMWYGAQHRLALWDMYGRPRDLPKYSLGTPALWWHDADKARKIGRT is encoded by the coding sequence ATGCGCCGGCGCAGCTTCCTGGCGGCGAGCGGGGCGGCCTTGCTGGCCGCCCGCCTCCCGGCCCGCGCGCAAACGCCCGAGCGCCACGGCCTGTCGAGCTTCGGCGACCTGAAATACCCGGCCGGCTTCCCGCGCTTCGACTACGTCGAGCCGCTGGCGCCGAAGGGCGGCACCTTCTCGGCGCAGCTCTCGACCACCACCGGCAACCAGGCCTTCGAGACCTTCAACACCCTCAACATCTACGTGCTGAAGGGCGATGGCGCCGCCGGCATGGACCTGACCTTCGACAGCCTGATGGTCCGGGCCCTCGACGAGCCGGATGCCGTCTACGGCCTCGTCGCCCGCAGCGTCTCGGTGAGCGACGACGGGTTGGCCTACCGTTTCAGTTTACGCCCGCAGGCGCGCTTCCACGACGGCTCGCGGCTCACCGCCCGCGACGTCGCCTTCTCGATCATGACGCTCAAGGAGAAGGGCCACCCCCAGATCGCCGCGGTGCTCCGCGACGTGGCGGGCGCCAGCCCGGACGGCGACGACGCGGTGGTGGTGCGCTTCGCCCCCGGCCGCAGCCGCGACCTGCCGCTGATCGTCGCCGGCCTGCCGATCTTCTCGGAAGCCTATTACCGGGGCCGCGACTTCGAGGCCTCGACCCTGGAGCCGCCGCTCGGCTCCGGCGCCTACCGGGTCGCCCGGTTCGAGGTCGGCCGCTTCATCGCCTTCGAGCGCGTCGCCGATTACTGGGGCGCCGACCTGCCGGTCTCGATCGGCCAGAATAATTTCGGTGAAATCCGCTACGAGTATTTTCGCGATCGCGACGTGGCGTTCGAGGCGTTCAAGGCCGGCACCTTCACCTGGCGCGAGGAATTCACCTCCCGCGTCTGGGCCACCGGCTACGATTTTCCGGCCGCCCAGGAAGGCCGGGTCAAGCGCGAGACGGTGCCGGACCACACGCCGTCCGGCACGCAAGGCTGGTTCCTCAACACCCGCCGGGCTGTCTTCCGCGATTCCCGCATCCGCGAGGCGATCGGGCTCGCCTTCGACTTCGAGTGGTCGAACCAGAACCTGATGTACGGCGCCTACAGGCGCACCGCCTCGTTCTTCGAGAATTCCGACCTGAAGGCGGAGGGCATGCCGTCGCCGGAAGAGCTGGCGCTGCTCGAACCGTTCCAGGGGAAGGTCCCCGACGAGGTGTTCGGCGAGCCGGTCTCGCCGCCGCGCTCGGACGGGTCGGGCCAGGACCGGGCGCTCCTGCGCCGGGCCGACACCTTGCTGCGCCAGGCCGGCTGCACCCGCGACGGCGGGGTGATGAAGCTGCCGGACGGCCAGCCGCTCGCCTTCGAGTTCCTGGATTCCTCGCCGGTCTTCCAGCCGCTGTTGCAATCCTACATCAAGAACCTGAGCCTCATCGGCATCCGGGCGAGCTCGCGCCTCGTCGATGCGGCGCAGTACCAGGCGCGGCTCAAGGATTTCGACTTCGACGTGGTCTCGACCCGGTTCGGCGGCTCGGTCACCCCGGGCGCCGGCTTGCGCGAGGTCTATGGCAGCCGGGCCGCCAAGGTGCCGGGCTCGCAGAACCTCGCCGGCATCGAGAACCCGGCGGCCGACGCGATGCTCGACCGCATCGCCGATGCCGCCTCCCGGGCCGACCTCACCACCGCCTGCCGGGCCCTCGACCGGGTGCTGCGCGCCGGCCGCTACTGGGTGCCGATGTGGTACGGCGCCCAGCACCGCCTCGCGCTCTGGGACATGTACGGCCGCCCGCGCGACCTGCCCAAATACAGCCTCGGCACCCCCGCCCTGTGGTGGCACGATGCCGACAAGGCCCGAAAGATCGGACGGACCTGA
- a CDS encoding microcin C ABC transporter permease YejB yields MAAYLIRRLLLMIPTILGIMLISFTIVQFAPGGPVERVLAQLQGQNTAMSRITGGGGDLAGRGGTSQAGGGESNSRYRGAQGLDPAFIKRLEQQFGFDKPAPERFLKMLWDYARFDFGKSYFRDVSVLQLIREKLPVSISLGLWMTLISYAISIPLGIRKAVRDGSPFDVWTSGVVIVGYAIPGFLFAILLIVLFAGGSFWQIFPLRGLTSEGWSQFSLWHKVTDYLWHITLPIIAMAIGAFATSTLLTKNSFLDEIRKQYVLTARMKGLSERQVLYGHVFRNAMLIVVAGFPGAFISAFFAGSLLIETIFSLDGLGLLSFESIVNRDYPVVFANLYIFSLLGLVVNLISDLTYSWIDPRIDFEARAA; encoded by the coding sequence ATGGCCGCCTACCTCATCCGCCGCCTGCTCCTAATGATCCCGACGATCCTCGGGATCATGCTGATCTCCTTCACGATCGTGCAATTCGCCCCCGGCGGACCGGTCGAGCGGGTGCTGGCCCAGCTCCAGGGCCAGAACACCGCCATGTCCCGGATCACCGGCGGCGGCGGCGACCTCGCCGGGCGCGGCGGCACCTCCCAGGCCGGGGGAGGGGAATCGAATTCCCGCTACCGCGGCGCGCAAGGGCTCGATCCCGCCTTCATCAAGCGCCTGGAGCAGCAATTCGGCTTCGACAAGCCGGCCCCCGAGCGCTTCCTGAAGATGCTGTGGGATTATGCCCGCTTCGATTTCGGCAAGAGCTACTTTCGCGATGTCTCGGTGCTCCAGCTGATCCGCGAGAAGCTGCCGGTCTCGATCAGCTTAGGCCTGTGGATGACGCTGATCTCCTACGCGATCTCGATTCCGCTCGGCATCCGCAAGGCGGTGCGCGACGGCTCGCCCTTCGACGTCTGGACGTCGGGGGTCGTCATCGTCGGCTACGCGATTCCCGGCTTCCTGTTCGCGATCCTGCTGATCGTGCTGTTTGCCGGCGGCTCGTTCTGGCAGATCTTCCCGTTGCGCGGGCTGACCAGCGAGGGCTGGTCGCAATTCTCGCTCTGGCACAAGGTGACGGACTACCTCTGGCACATCACGCTGCCGATCATCGCCATGGCGATCGGGGCGTTTGCCACCTCGACCCTGCTCACCAAGAACTCGTTCCTCGACGAGATCCGAAAGCAATACGTGCTGACCGCCCGGATGAAGGGCCTGTCCGAGCGCCAGGTGCTCTACGGCCACGTCTTCCGCAATGCGATGCTGATCGTGGTGGCGGGTTTTCCGGGCGCGTTCATCTCGGCGTTCTTCGCCGGATCGCTCTTGATCGAGACCATCTTCAGCCTCGATGGGCTCGGGCTCCTGTCGTTCGAATCGATCGTGAACCGCGATTACCCGGTGGTGTTCGCCAACCTGTACATCTTCTCGCTGCTGGGCCTGGTGGTGAACCTGATCTCCGACCTGACCTATAGCTGGATCGATCCGAGGATCGATTTCGAGGCGCGGGCGGCTTAA
- the grpE gene encoding nucleotide exchange factor GrpE — MTPNDTENAARAYEPAAAEGAPASAPEAATADTIATLEAEKLDLKDKLLRTLADMENLRRRTEREVADARTYAVTNFARDMLNAADNIRRALESVPADARASAEGPFKALVDGIDLTERDLLKTLERHGVKRVEPHGQRFDPNLHQAMFEVPNPDVTSGTVVQVVQSGYVIGERVLRPALVGVAKGGPKAEAKPTEG; from the coding sequence ATGACGCCGAACGACACGGAGAACGCCGCGCGGGCTTATGAGCCCGCGGCTGCCGAGGGCGCTCCCGCCTCCGCGCCGGAGGCCGCGACCGCCGACACGATCGCCACCCTCGAGGCCGAGAAGCTCGACCTCAAGGACAAGCTCCTGCGCACGCTGGCCGACATGGAGAACCTGCGCCGGCGCACCGAGCGCGAGGTGGCGGATGCCCGCACCTACGCGGTGACGAACTTCGCCCGCGACATGCTCAACGCCGCCGACAACATCCGCCGCGCGCTGGAGAGCGTGCCGGCCGATGCGCGGGCGAGCGCCGAGGGCCCCTTCAAGGCGCTGGTCGACGGGATCGACCTGACCGAGCGCGACCTGCTCAAGACCCTGGAGCGCCACGGCGTGAAGCGGGTCGAGCCGCACGGGCAGCGCTTCGACCCCAACCTGCACCAGGCGATGTTCGAGGTGCCCAACCCCGACGTCACCTCCGGCACGGTCGTGCAGGTGGTGCAGTCGGGCTACGTCATCGGCGAGCGCGTCCTGCGCCCGGCGCTGGTCGGCGTCGCCAAGGGCGGCCCGAAGGCCGAGGCGAAGCCGACGGAAGGCTGA
- a CDS encoding [protein-PII] uridylyltransferase produces the protein MSEPVIDPSDTNAALKALLAGIDQSLSDPTRLRERLVPELRRIIEAGRAEAERRLMAERDGHACAGLICAQMDAVIRAIYDAVVKRLYRSDNPTAAEQIAVVATGGYGRGLLAPGSDIDLLFLLPYKQTAWSESVVEAMLYVLWDLKLKVGHATRSVADCLRESRGDMTIRTALLESRFLFGDRALFEELETRFDREVVQGTAAEFVEAKLKERDARVQKSGASRYLVEPNVKDGKGGLRDLNTLFWIAKYTFRVKEAADLVEAGLFTPDELRLFERCDEFLWRVRCHMHFVTGRSEERLGFGLQPRIAERLDYGARGGLAAVERFMKAYFLIAKDVGDLTAIVCAEMEARHAKRPPVLDRWLRRFKQHFRAPDLEADDFRIHTGRLDVRDDAAFERDPVNLIRLFWLSDRHDLAIHPDASRLATRSLALIGPMVRVDPEANRLFIALLTSQNAPETVLRHMNETGVLGRFVPDFGRIVAMMQFNMYHHFTVDEHLIRSLGVLAKIEAGELEDEHPLAHRIVGTIQNRRALYVAMFLHDIAKGRKEDHSIAGAAVARKLGPRFGLDAAETSTVAWLVEHHLLMSMTAQSRDLSDPKTIETFAGVVQSLERLKLLLVITIADIKAVGPGTWTAWKATLLRTLYYETEMVLSGGRSEIPRTDRVRLIQMRLREQLTEWSAEEFDAYATRHYPHYWLKVDAGRQLKNAHFIKAAAAAGNTVATAFETDPSRGVTELCVYSPDHPRLLAILTGACAASGGNIVDAQIFTTADGFVLDTITLSRAFERDEDELRRTGRIATAIERALKGEIRIADLVADKHPVKDRPRTFQVAPDLSIDNALSARETVLEISGLDRPGLLFDLTSALGRLNLNITSAHVATFGERAVDVFYVTDLTGTKVTQPDRQATIRRAVMAVFEADLPRSDRGRRGGSKAALKDERNQSAPIAGEA, from the coding sequence ATGTCCGAACCCGTCATCGACCCGTCCGACACCAACGCCGCCCTGAAAGCTCTGCTCGCCGGCATCGACCAGTCCCTGAGCGACCCCACGCGCCTGCGCGAGCGGCTGGTGCCGGAATTGCGCCGCATCATCGAGGCCGGCCGCGCCGAGGCGGAGCGGCGGCTCATGGCCGAGCGCGACGGCCATGCCTGCGCCGGGCTGATCTGCGCCCAGATGGATGCGGTGATCCGGGCGATCTACGACGCGGTGGTCAAGCGCCTCTACCGCTCCGACAACCCGACCGCCGCCGAGCAGATCGCCGTGGTGGCGACCGGCGGCTACGGCCGCGGCCTGCTGGCGCCGGGCTCCGACATCGATCTCCTGTTCCTGCTGCCCTACAAGCAGACCGCCTGGAGCGAGAGCGTCGTCGAGGCGATGCTCTACGTCCTGTGGGACCTCAAGCTGAAGGTCGGTCACGCCACCCGCTCGGTCGCCGATTGCCTGCGCGAGAGCCGCGGCGACATGACGATCCGCACGGCCCTCCTCGAATCGCGCTTCCTGTTCGGCGACCGCGCGCTGTTCGAGGAACTGGAGACCCGCTTCGACCGCGAGGTGGTGCAGGGCACGGCGGCCGAGTTCGTCGAGGCGAAGCTCAAGGAGCGCGACGCCCGCGTCCAGAAGAGCGGCGCCTCGCGCTACCTCGTCGAGCCCAACGTCAAGGACGGCAAGGGGGGTCTTCGCGATCTCAACACCCTGTTCTGGATCGCCAAGTACACCTTCCGGGTCAAGGAGGCGGCCGACCTCGTCGAGGCCGGCCTGTTCACCCCCGATGAATTGCGCCTGTTCGAGCGCTGCGACGAGTTTTTATGGCGGGTGCGCTGCCACATGCACTTCGTCACGGGGCGCTCCGAGGAGCGGCTGGGCTTCGGCCTGCAGCCGCGCATCGCCGAGCGGCTGGATTACGGTGCCCGCGGCGGCCTTGCCGCGGTCGAGCGGTTCATGAAGGCGTATTTCCTGATCGCCAAGGATGTCGGCGACCTCACCGCCATCGTCTGCGCCGAGATGGAGGCGCGCCACGCCAAGCGCCCGCCGGTGCTCGACCGCTGGCTGCGCCGCTTCAAGCAGCATTTCCGCGCGCCCGACCTGGAGGCGGACGATTTCCGCATCCATACCGGCCGCCTGGACGTGCGCGACGATGCCGCCTTCGAGCGCGATCCGGTCAACCTGATCCGGCTGTTCTGGCTCTCCGACCGGCACGACCTCGCGATCCATCCCGATGCCAGCCGGCTCGCGACCCGGTCGCTGGCCCTGATCGGCCCGATGGTGCGGGTCGATCCCGAAGCCAACCGCCTGTTCATCGCGCTGCTCACCTCGCAGAACGCCCCCGAGACGGTCCTGCGGCACATGAACGAGACCGGGGTGCTCGGGCGGTTCGTGCCGGATTTCGGCCGCATCGTCGCGATGATGCAGTTCAACATGTACCACCACTTCACGGTGGACGAGCACCTGATCCGCTCGCTCGGGGTGCTGGCGAAGATCGAGGCCGGGGAGCTGGAGGACGAGCATCCGCTCGCCCACCGCATCGTCGGCACGATCCAGAACCGCCGCGCCCTCTACGTGGCGATGTTCCTGCACGACATCGCCAAGGGCCGGAAGGAGGACCATTCGATCGCCGGTGCGGCGGTGGCCCGCAAGCTCGGCCCGCGCTTCGGGCTGGATGCCGCCGAGACCAGCACAGTCGCCTGGCTCGTCGAGCACCACCTGCTGATGTCGATGACGGCGCAGAGCCGCGACCTCTCGGATCCGAAGACCATCGAGACCTTCGCGGGCGTGGTGCAGAGCCTGGAGCGGCTGAAGCTGCTGCTGGTCATCACCATCGCGGACATCAAGGCGGTCGGCCCCGGCACCTGGACCGCCTGGAAGGCGACGCTCCTGCGCACCCTCTACTACGAGACCGAGATGGTGCTCTCGGGCGGGCGCTCGGAGATCCCGCGCACCGATCGCGTCCGGCTGATCCAGATGCGCCTGCGCGAGCAACTGACGGAGTGGTCGGCGGAGGAGTTCGACGCCTACGCCACCCGGCACTATCCGCATTACTGGCTCAAGGTCGATGCCGGGCGCCAGCTCAAGAACGCCCATTTCATCAAGGCGGCGGCGGCGGCCGGCAACACCGTCGCCACTGCCTTCGAGACCGACCCGTCGCGGGGCGTCACCGAGCTCTGCGTCTACTCGCCCGACCATCCGCGGCTGCTCGCGATCCTCACCGGCGCCTGCGCGGCGTCGGGCGGCAACATCGTCGACGCGCAGATCTTCACCACCGCCGACGGCTTCGTGCTCGACACCATCACCCTGTCGCGGGCCTTCGAGCGCGACGAGGACGAATTGCGCCGGACCGGCCGCATCGCCACGGCGATCGAGCGGGCGCTGAAGGGCGAGATCCGCATCGCCGACCTCGTCGCCGACAAGCACCCGGTCAAGGACCGGCCGCGCACCTTCCAGGTCGCCCCGGACCTGTCGATCGACAACGCGCTCTCGGCCCGCGAGACGGTTCTGGAGATCTCCGGCCTCGACCGACCGGGCCTCCTGTTCGATCTCACCTCGGCGCTCGGCCGGCTCAACCTCAACATCACCTCGGCCCACGTCGCGACCTTCGGCGAGCGGGCGGTCGACGTGTTCTACGTCACCGACCTCACCGGCACCAAGGTGACCCAGCCCGACCGGCAGGCGACGATCCGCCGGGCCGTGATGGCGGTGTTCGAGGCCGACCTGCCCCGCAGTGACCGGGGCCGCCGCGGCGGGAGCAAGGCGGCCCTTAAGGACGAGCGCAACCAGTCGGCCCCCATCGCCGGCGAAGCTTGA
- a CDS encoding aliphatic sulfonate ABC transporter substrate-binding protein, with product MRIHRRALIGAALGTIGLAAGPALAQAAKEPAKEVRLDWATYNPVSLVLKDKGLLEKALAPEGITVRWVQSLGSNKALEFLNAGSIDFGSTAGAAALLARINGNPIKAVYATSRPEWTALVTRPNTGITAVKDLKGRRIAVTRGTDPHIFLIRSLRGAGLTERDVKLVLLQHPDGRTALDRGDVDAWAGLDPIMAAAEIENGDVLFHRDPAANTWGVLNVREDFAKQNPDLTRKVLAAYEEARKLALSDPKELTRILVAATKLPEPVVARQLERTDLSQPVIGKRQTETILDAGTALLDAGVIPAGTDVGAAVQALIDPRFGPAAP from the coding sequence ATGCGCATCCATCGCCGCGCGCTCATCGGCGCCGCCCTCGGGACAATCGGCCTCGCCGCCGGTCCGGCCCTCGCGCAAGCCGCCAAGGAACCCGCGAAGGAAGTGCGCCTCGACTGGGCGACCTACAATCCCGTCAGCCTCGTCCTGAAGGACAAGGGCCTGCTCGAAAAGGCGCTCGCGCCCGAGGGCATCACGGTGCGCTGGGTCCAGTCGCTGGGCTCGAACAAGGCGCTCGAATTCCTCAATGCCGGCTCGATCGATTTCGGCTCGACCGCCGGCGCCGCGGCCCTGCTGGCGCGGATCAACGGCAATCCGATCAAGGCGGTCTACGCCACTTCGCGGCCCGAATGGACCGCCCTGGTGACGCGCCCCAACACCGGCATCACGGCGGTGAAGGACCTGAAGGGCCGCCGCATCGCCGTCACCCGCGGCACCGACCCGCACATCTTCCTGATCCGGTCCTTACGCGGCGCCGGCCTGACCGAGCGCGACGTGAAGCTGGTGCTGCTCCAGCATCCGGACGGCCGCACGGCTTTGGACCGCGGCGACGTCGATGCCTGGGCCGGGCTCGACCCGATCATGGCGGCGGCCGAGATCGAGAACGGCGACGTGCTGTTCCACCGCGATCCCGCCGCCAATACCTGGGGCGTGCTCAACGTCCGCGAGGATTTCGCCAAGCAGAATCCCGACCTGACCCGCAAGGTGCTGGCCGCCTACGAGGAGGCGCGAAAACTCGCTCTCTCGGATCCGAAGGAACTGACCCGCATCCTCGTGGCGGCGACGAAGCTCCCCGAGCCGGTGGTGGCGCGCCAGCTCGAGCGCACCGACCTGTCGCAGCCGGTCATCGGCAAGCGCCAAACCGAGACGATCCTCGATGCCGGCACCGCCCTTCTCGATGCCGGGGTGATCCCGGCCGGTACCGATGTCGGCGCGGCGGTCCAGGCCCTGATCGATCCACGCTTCGGCCCGGCGGCCCCGTAA
- a CDS encoding ABC transporter permease, which translates to MEASSLPLAAAPAGPARRSFRLPGGRMLTGLVLPLVLALGWEAAVRAGLAQGRLVPPPSRVLATLWGLAESGELWTHVLASLTRVAAGFGFGAVAGIVVGALTGTLPLVRRLIDPSLQALRAIPSIAWVPLFILWFGIFEASKITLIAVGVFFPVYLGVAGAIAGVDRKLVEVGRVFRLSRLALARRILLPAVLPATLVALRTGLGLGFMFVAAAELLGASEGLGYLLLDGQQLGKPDQIVAAILAFAALGKLCDAALVGLTAPLARWQDTARDAL; encoded by the coding sequence ATGGAGGCGAGTTCGCTGCCCCTCGCGGCCGCGCCGGCCGGTCCCGCGCGCCGATCCTTTCGCTTGCCCGGCGGCCGGATGCTCACCGGGCTCGTCCTGCCGCTGGTGCTGGCCCTCGGTTGGGAAGCGGCGGTGCGGGCGGGGCTGGCGCAGGGACGGCTGGTGCCGCCGCCGAGCCGGGTGCTGGCCACGCTGTGGGGCCTGGCCGAGAGCGGCGAACTCTGGACCCACGTGCTCGCGAGTCTCACCCGGGTCGCGGCAGGCTTCGGCTTCGGTGCCGTCGCGGGGATCGTGGTCGGGGCACTCACCGGCACCTTGCCGCTCGTCCGGCGCCTGATCGATCCGAGCCTCCAGGCGCTCAGAGCGATCCCCTCCATCGCCTGGGTGCCGCTGTTCATCCTGTGGTTCGGCATCTTCGAGGCCTCGAAGATCACCCTCATCGCGGTCGGCGTGTTCTTCCCGGTCTATCTCGGGGTGGCGGGCGCCATCGCGGGGGTCGACCGCAAGCTCGTCGAGGTCGGCCGGGTTTTTCGGCTCTCGCGTCTCGCGCTGGCCCGGCGGATCCTGCTGCCGGCGGTCCTTCCGGCGACCCTGGTGGCGCTCCGCACGGGTTTGGGGCTCGGCTTCATGTTCGTGGCGGCGGCCGAGCTGCTCGGCGCCTCGGAGGGCCTCGGCTACCTCCTCCTCGACGGCCAGCAGCTCGGCAAGCCGGACCAGATCGTCGCGGCGATCCTGGCCTTCGCCGCCCTCGGCAAGCTGTGCGATGCGGCGCTCGTCGGGCTGACCGCGCCGCTCGCCCGCTGGCAGGACACCGCGCGGGACGCGCTCTGA
- a CDS encoding ABC transporter ATP-binding protein: MLILDRLSKTYADGTRALADLSLEVRAGEIVALIGGSGCGKTTLLRLIAGLDRASAGRISLDGEAITAPHPGVGIVFQEPRLLPWLSVADNVAFGLADLAKAERRTRVAHALERVGLAEHAGRWPRDLSGGQQQRVAIARAFVAAPKVLLLDEPFSALDALTRAGLHRHLLALWEESRPTVLLVTHDVAEAVALADRAVVLRPKPGRIDDTIPLPLSRPRQPSAPGSEAAARTILASLDRSLRPEGEPDRARPDAAAMWW; encoded by the coding sequence ATGCTGATCCTCGATCGCCTGTCGAAGACCTATGCCGACGGCACGCGGGCCCTCGCCGACCTCTCGCTCGAGGTCCGGGCCGGCGAGATCGTGGCGCTGATCGGCGGCTCGGGCTGCGGCAAGACCACCTTGCTGCGCCTGATCGCCGGGCTCGACCGGGCGAGCGCCGGCCGGATCAGCCTGGACGGCGAGGCGATCACGGCGCCGCATCCGGGCGTCGGCATCGTGTTCCAGGAGCCGAGGCTCCTGCCCTGGCTCAGCGTCGCCGACAACGTCGCCTTCGGCCTCGCCGACTTGGCGAAGGCCGAGCGCCGGACCCGTGTCGCCCACGCCCTGGAGCGCGTCGGCCTCGCCGAGCATGCCGGGCGCTGGCCCCGCGACCTGTCGGGAGGCCAGCAACAGCGCGTCGCGATCGCCCGCGCCTTCGTCGCCGCCCCGAAGGTGCTGCTCCTCGACGAACCCTTCTCGGCTCTCGATGCCCTGACCCGGGCCGGACTGCATCGCCACCTTCTGGCGCTCTGGGAGGAGAGCCGGCCGACCGTGCTCCTCGTCACCCACGACGTCGCCGAGGCGGTGGCGCTCGCCGACCGGGCCGTGGTCCTGCGCCCGAAGCCCGGCCGGATCGACGACACGATCCCGCTCCCCTTGAGCCGCCCGCGCCAGCCTTCGGCGCCGGGCAGCGAGGCTGCTGCCCGCACGATCCTGGCGAGCCTCGACCGCTCCTTGCGCCCGGAAGGCGAGCCCGACCGCGCGAGGCCGGATGCCGCCGCGATGTGGTGGTGA